A stretch of DNA from Candidatus Nomurabacteria bacterium:
CCTAGTTTTTGGCTTCTAGCCTCAGAATCAGAGACGATACCCTTAGAAGTAGAGACTAAAACTACACCACGTCCAGACTTTGACTTTGGAATTTTTGTAGACTTTGCATAAACACGTTGACCAGGACGAGATATGCGAGAGAGAGATGTGATACGAGGAGCTTGAGTTTCTGACTGCAGAGTAACGACAATTTGTTTTTGAATTCCTTCACCTTGAATTTCGACACCTAGGACGAAACCGTGATTTAAAAATTGCTGTAAGATTGTATTTTTTAATTTGCTATATGGAATAGTAACGCTTTGCTTGTTTACAGCAAGTGCATTCCTTATTCTTGTGAGCATGTCTGCGATTGGATCTGTCATGATATCTCTCTTTAATTTACTCTTTTTTTAATTATTACCAGCTGGCTTTTTTTATTCCTGGTATTCTTGCCTCAGCCGCCTCTTCTCTAAAGGCAATACGGCTTAGACCGAATTTGCGCATATAACTTCGAGGTCGACCAGTCTTAGCACAACGGTTTTTCCATCGTGTTGGACTAGCATTTCTTGGTAGTTTAGCGAGGCCTTCACGGTCTCCTGCAGCTAATAATTCTTTACGCTTATTAGCATACTG
This window harbors:
- the rpsH gene encoding 30S ribosomal protein S8, with amino-acid sequence MTDPIADMLTRIRNALAVNKQSVTIPYSKLKNTILQQFLNHGFVLGVEIQGEGIQKQIVVTLQSETQAPRITSLSRISRPGQRVYAKSTKIPKSKSGRGVVLVSTSKGIVSDSEARSQKLGGELICQIY
- the rpsN gene encoding 30S ribosomal protein S14 encodes the protein MAKKSMIARDLKRQKMILQYANKRKELLAAGDREGLAKLPRNASPTRWKNRCAKTGRPRSYMRKFGLSRIAFREEAAEARIPGIKKASW